In Zonotrichia albicollis isolate bZonAlb1 chromosome 3, bZonAlb1.hap1, whole genome shotgun sequence, a single window of DNA contains:
- the SRP9 gene encoding signal recognition particle 9 kDa protein produces MGGADSSALPPARLRCHLAAAAGNRAGPVMPHFQAWEEFTRAAEKLYLADPMKVRVVLKYRHCDGNLCIKVTDDVACLLYRTDQAQDVKKIEKFHSQLMRLMVAKESRSAAMETD; encoded by the exons ATGGGAGGCGCCGACTCATCCGCGCTGCCGCCCGCCCGCCTCCGGTGCCATCTTGCCGCGGCCGCGGGGAACCGAGCCGGCCCGGTCATGCCGCACTTCCAGGCCTGGGAGGAGTTCACCCGTGCCGCCGAGAAGCTCTACCTCGCTGACCCCATGAAG GTCCGTGTTGTCCTCAAATACCGACACTGTGATGGGAACCTCTGTATCAAGGTGACAGATGATGTGGCT TGTTTGCTGTACAGAACAGACCAGGCACAAGACGTGAAGAAGATTGAGAAATTCCACAGTCAGCTCATGCGACTCATGGTGGCCAAGGAGTCCCGCAGtgctgccatggaaacagaCTGA